The stretch of DNA tctcCTCAGTTTGAGGATGTGGTTAATAATAGTTTCTACTGTCTTgtcgttttattttatttgatatattaagACTAGGTAATCTTACTCCCATAAttgaataacttattattattattattattattattattattagtagtagtagtagtagtagtagtagtagtagtagtagtagtagtagtagtatcctcattattattattattattattattattattattatcattatcattattattactattatgattattattattgcaagataaactaaaaccctagttggaaaaacagaatgctataaacccaagggctccaacagggaaaaatagcccagtgaggaaaggaaataaggaaataaataaactacgggagaagtaatgaacaataagaatCAAATATTATAAAGGGATCACTGGTAAGTCATTTTGTTAGCTGCTTATTGATTTAATAAACTTTTTAAAACTCATGAAAAACTTACATTTGAAAATCAGTAGAGGAAAATGACAAACTATACAGTGCAATagttttcatttaaaagaaaaatatataagaacagAAAAGAGAATAATTAATTAAGCAAACGAAGAGATTAAGTACAACAAGAAGATGAGGCTGTTGGAACATCTGTCAATCAAGTCTTAAGAGGAGATAACACATTAATAAACACTGGGATTTCTCTCAGGGCCTCAAAATATAACTGACGTCTTTAGGTCCAATTTGTTTTCTTCCTAAACAAACCCGTGATACCAACTTTCCATCGGTTTTCCCACAGCAGAGGATCCATCTGACGTCACACCTCTTTTTAAGAAGGAGGCCGCGATAAAAGAGGCTACTGTAAACACACCTCTTTTTAAGAAGGAGGCCGCGATAAAAGAGGCTACTGTGAAGCATGGATTCTGTGATGAGGCTAAAGAAATATACAAGAAAGAGAGGTAATTTAAATCAGTGAGGATGGAACAAAGACTGCCCTTCTATGCTGCCGGTATAGAGGCGATATATAAAGTGAAGCGATGCGAAAAGTAGTGCAGTTCATTTGCAGTGAAGATAAGAGTAGTTCCTCTTCTCAATAATCACAACTAGAACTTGTGTGTTTGTCGAACTAAAACATCAGTGTTACACGAACTAAAACATCGGTGTTTCGTGAACTTAAACATCGGTGTTTCGCAAACTAGAACTTCGGTGTTTTGCGAATTAAAACATCGGTGTTACACGAACTAAAACTTTGGTGTTTCTCAAACTAAAACATCGGTATTTCGCAAACTAAAACATCGGTGTTTCGCAAACTAAAACATCGGTGTTTCGCGAAATAAAACGTCGGTGTTACACGAACTAAAACGTCGGTGTTTCGTGAACTAAAACATCTGTATTTTGCGAATTAAAACATCGGTGTTTCGCGAACTAGAACTTCGGTTATTCGCGACTAGCTATGGTAGTCATGAGGGGCGTTTCCTCTCTTTTAATGGCGGTGCTCATCTTCGTAGTCACGAGGCCTGCTGCTTCTGCTGTTGATGTAGTAGATCCTAAAGCAACCACAAGCGAAGAATGTTCCACGAATCGTATAGAACTGGATATTGGCGACCTCATGTCGAACATTAACGTCACCCTCAAAGGCTTGGAGAGTTTACTTGGGCCTCTCTCCGAAGAGGAAGGGGTATATGTCGCCTCGCTTGATGGTAAGAAACTTGAGTGAACACCATAACTTCACTTCTTAAGTGTTTCAATTGGAAGGAAGTCTTGTAATATAATTTCTGGGAATTATATTGCCACGGAGTATAAGCCATCTAACATTTGAGAACAGAATAATGGAGAAAATTCTTCATTATGACATTTTACTATTAGCCTTTCACTGTCACTGGTGACTTAATCAAAATTTGGAAAAAgaggaaatatcttttaaaatcagCATCCTTTAAAATCACCCAAACCCTTGCAAGATGGTATTAATTGGATACATCTTAATGAGAGTTTtctaataaatatcaacaagccaggatttgtgtggtcttgaaagcaTTGAAGTATTGGATCCGCTGCCCAGAATCATTTAGCCTATTATGAAAACTTTCCTTCTTGTAACGTCACAGTATACCCTTTGGATCCACTATCCAGAATCATTTAGCCAACTATGAAGACCTTCCTTTTTGTAACGTCACAGTGTTAACATATAGGATATGCTGCCCAGAATCATTTAGGCTATCATGAAGACCTTCCTTTTTGTAACGACACAGTATACGCATAGGATCCACTATCCAGAATCATTTAGCCAATTATGAAGACCTTCCTTTTTGTAACGTCAGAGTATACCCATAGGATCCACTATCCAGAATCATTTAGCCCATTATGAAGACCTTCCTTTTTGTAACGTCACAGTATACCCTTAGGATTCACTATCCAGAATCATTTAGCCTATTATGAAGACCTTCCTTTTTGTAACGTCACAGTATACCCATAGGATCCACTATCCAGAATCATTTAGCCTATTATGAAGACCTTCCTGTTTGTAACGTCACAGTATACGCATAGGATCTACTATCCAGAATCATTTAGCCCATTATGAAGACCTTTCTTTTTGTAACGTCACAGTATACCCTTAGGATCCAATATCCAGAATCACTTAGCCCATTATGAAGACCTTCCTTCATGTAACGTCACCAAATACACAGGATCCGCTACCAAGAATCATCTATCCTACAGTATCATGAAGACCTTCCTTTCTGTAACATCACAGTACACACATAGGATCCGCTGTCCAGACTCATTTAGAGTAGTCTAGCAATCCATTCTTTTTATCTTACGCTTTAAACTTTCAGAGACATTCATTAACGCAACTTCAGTAAATCGCATAGAACAAATTATTCTGATTAACAACGCACCTTTCACGCCCCAGGAACGTCCGCCCAGAACCACCTGGTCGGTGTTCTAGTGAGGAAAATGGAGGCTGAAAACAACCAGTTGAAAGAAAGGATCAAGGAACTGGAAGTAGAGAAGTCGAGGTTTAGCGACCGGGTCATCGAGTGGAATAAGGAGTATGTCACTACTGACGATCAGAAACAGAAGACTGAGATTCCGTGTTATTCCCTCAAGTGGTGAGATAGCAGCCATTGGTAATAAATAATGATTCCTAATCTTTTCTTCTGTTATTTCCACCAGCACCTAGTTCAGCCATACAGATTTCGTCCATCCCTAACTTTTCTTCTGTCATTTCCACCTGCACCCAGTTCAGCCATGCAGATTTCGTCCTTCCTTAACTTTTCTTCTGTTATTTCCACCTGCACTCAGTTCAATCATGCAGATTTCGTCCTTCCCTAACTTTTCTTCTGTTATTTCCACCTGCACCTAGTTCAGCCATGCAGATTTCGTCCTTCCCTAACTTTTCTTCTGTCATTTCCACCTGTACCTAGTTCAGCCATGCAGATTTAGTCCTTCCCtaactttttttctgtcatttccactTGCACCCAGTTCAGCCATGCAGATTTCGTCCTTCCTTAACTTTTCTTCTGTTATTTCCACCTGCACTCAGTTCAATCATGCAGATTTCGTCCTTCCCTAACTTTTCTTCTGTCATTTCCACCTGCACCCAGTTCAGCCATGCAGATTTCGTCCTTCCCTAACTTTTCTTCTTCTGTTATTTCCACCTACACCCAGTTCAGCCATGTAGATTTCATCCTTACCTAACTTTTCTTCTGTTATTTCCACCTGCACCTAGTTCAGCCATGCAGATTTCGTCCTTCCCTAACTTTTCTTCTTATGTTATTTCCACCTGCACCCAATTCAGCTATGCAGATTTCGTCCTTCCCTAACTTTTCTTCTTATGTTATTTCCACCTGCACCCAATTCAGCTATGCAGATTTCGTCCTTCCCTAACTTTTCTTCTGTTATTTCCACCTGCACCCAGTTCAGCCATGCAGATTTCGTCCTTCCTTAACTTTTCTTCTGTTATTTCCACCTGCACTCAGTTCAATCATGCAGATTTCGTCCTTCCTTAACTTTTCTTCTGTTATTTCCACCTGCACTCAGTTCAATCATGCAGATTTCGTCCTTCCCTAACTTTTCTTCTGTCATTTCCACCTGCACCCAGTTCAGCCATGCAGATTTCGTCCTTCCCTAACTTTTCTTCTTCTGTTATTTCTACCTACACCCAGTTCAGCCATGCAGATTTCATCCTTACCTAACTTTTCTTCTGTTATTTTCACCTGCACCTAGTTCAGCCATGCAGATTTCGTCCTTCCCTAACTTTTCTTCTTATGTTATTTCCACCTGCACCCAATTCAGCTATGCAGATTTCGTCCTTCCCTAACTTTTCTTCTTATGTTATTTCCACCTGCACCCAATTCAGCTATGCAGATTTCGTCCTTCCCTAACTTTTCTTCTGTTATTTCCACCTGCACCCAGTTCAATCATGCAGATTTCGTCCTTCCCAAACTTTTCTTCTTCTGTTATTTACACCTGCACCCAGTTCAGCCATGCAGATTTCGTCCTTCCCTAACTTTTCTTCTTATGTTATTTCCACCTGCACCCAATTCAGCTATGCAGATTTCGTCCTTCCCTAACTTTTCTTCTGTTATTTCCACCTGCACCCAGTTCAATCATGCAGATTTCGTCCTTCCCTAACTTTTCTTCTTCTGTTATTTCCACCTGCACCCAGTTCAGCCATGCAGATTTCGTCCTTCCCTAACTTTTCTTCTGTTATTTTCAACTGCACTCAGTTCAATCATGCAGATTTCATCCTTCCCTAACTTTTCTTCTTGTTATATCCACCTGCACCCAGTTCAGCCATGCAGATTTCGTCCTTCCCTAACTTTTCTTCTTCTGTTATTTCCACCTGCACCCAGTTTAGCCATGCAGATTTCGTCCTTCCCTAACTTTTCTTCTGTTATTTCCACCTGCACCCAGTTCAGCCATGCAGATTTCGTCCTTCCCTAACTTTTCTTCTTCTGTTATTTCCACCTGCACCCAGTTTAGCCATGCAGATTTCGTCCTTCCCTAACTTTTCTTCTGTTATTTCCACCTGCACCCAGTTCAGCCATGCAGATTTCGTCCTTCCCTAACTTTTCTTCTTCAGTTATTTCCACCTGCACCCAGTTCAGCCATGCAGATTTCGTCCTTCCCTAACTTTTCTTCTGTTATTTCCACCTGTACCCAGTTcagccatccagatttcccccatTCTTTCCATCTTCATTGGTATGAGGGACAGTGTAGTCAAAACACTGTGACTATTTACTATCtacagcaatttctctctctctctctctctctctctctctctctctctctctctctctctctctctctctctctctctctctctctcaggtatgagAAAGTCCATCTGAGATTTTTTCTTGCTGGTAGGCAGTGTAATTATTTCCTTCATGGTAGCTTCAAATTTACTCTatcccagggggaaatttcccccagtttgggaaatGCTGGTATAAACGTTCTGTAGTTAAATCTTTAATTTATGTAGATATTGGGAATGCATGATTTGGAAATGTATTTTCTCATGAACAATAATTTGTTGTTATAATTATAGAGCTATTCGTATAAATATTGAAGGCCAGATTCGTGTCCAATTGCATGTTAGGCATTGCTTATTTCTTTACAAAAAGTAAATCCATTTTCCTTATCCCCTGTTATTTTCTTTAACTTTGAGTTCTTTCCAGGCCTCGAGACTGCCAAGATCTGTTTCACCAAGGCAAGAATGTCAGTGGCATCTACACGATCTATCCAAATAAGTGAGTGGTTATTCTAATAAGTTGCCATTGCGAAGGTatgcaacctaacctaaccttacctagcctatatgttttgataggtgtgtatgtatatcttgTGTTcgtaattcgcataactcaaaaactatttgactgaatctcatgaaatttggtgggatgattggccatgacccaaggacaatttgattagatattaaaagtgattggatcaaaggtcaaggtcaagctaatgTAAAGGTAAAAAACGtgtttttgctatattgtggtcaatttttatccgatttgcatgaaattagtgccaCAATATGCATACTTCAACTGCCTATCTTGAAATATATTACATGATATAGGCCAAGGTATGTGGTCTATCAAGTGCCCATTCTAGTTATTTTCTGTTTTAGCTATTAatgatatatatctaatattttttttatcttctattatgaaaatacaattacattttcttaacatacatttttttttccttttataaagaaatatttccttaacaaattatattttacatttttgtatatacattataacatctaatatatgataaaattaaatttttattttattatttttctagatATATATTTAATTAGGCCAGGAAGTAGGGTTGGGGTTGTCATTCAGCCCTGAGGTgccaggggtgggggtggggggggagtgaTCTAACAATTGTGCTATTGAATTAAAGATAAAAGGAATGAATAGCAAGACAGGAGAAAGTGGAAATGGCAAATAATTAGAAGGCTAACAAGTGGCTTCAGCTATGGGCCGATGGAATAATGCAAGGACTTTTTATTAATGCCTACTGTGCACCTCAGGAGGTGCACTGACTGCACTACTTACCGTTGAGGAATTTTCTGATGAAGTGAGAAAGCGGTTCATGCATAGTATAGAAGTTAACACTGAACCCACATCCAATTTTGTAGAGGGAAAACACTTTCTGAAATgtaaggacattattattattattattattattattattattaactaagctacaatggtgaaaatagcccagtgaggaaagatagcataatatgcctgagtgtaccctcaggcaaaggaactataacccaagacaatgcaaggctatggtacagaggctatggcactacccaagactacagaacaatggtttgattttggattgtccttctcctagaaaagctacttaccatagctaaaaagtcttttctacccttaccaagtggaaagtagccaatgaacaattacagagctgtagttaaccccttcagtgaagaagaattttcactTTATCTTGGTGTTGACAGAGGcttgaggaaagaggagagtacGCAAAGAATAAggcagactattaggtgtatacgtaggcaaaggaaaaataagccgtaactagagaggtatccaatgtaatactatctggccaactaaaggatccaataactatcCATGTGTAATATCTCAACGGatagctggtgccttgaccaatctACTACCTATTTCACCATATCTCTTAGACAGTGCTTAGATATAATGTGAAAACACTTTTAATACTCTTGACATATGTGAAACAGTTTCACCTAACTCCAATCAAATGTTTACCTGCAATTACTAATTTACTATTTCTGTATTTCTCAATGAAAAAACAGCTCTTTTTTTATATCCCCAGGTGTGGGTTCGTAGGCAAGGGCCTCCGTGTCTGGTGTGACATGGACGGGGAAGATGGCGGATGGACGACCATTTTGTTAAGGAGGAAACTTGACCAACAGGTGGATTTCAATCAAGGCTGGCGATATTACAGGCTTGGGTTTGGCGATCCAGAGACAGAATACTGGATAGGTAAGGACTTACCCAGATACTGATACGTTTATTCCTTGTGGAAATTCTGATCAAAATAAAAAGTCTCTGAACataatcaagagattagaaagttaGGATGCATACGTACAACTGGACGCAAGAATTCCTGGTCACACCTTTACTGCGtgccgagtaaccaaacagatagtgtaaggagagatggtagaggtgtgggtggggctaaacacaggaactcaccaGGCAGTAAGGGAGTGACAGGGTGCATTCCTCAGAGCAAGGTATGCCATATATTTTTGTGTTCATCTATGCATTGTTGAATTGATGTGCAGTATGCTTCAGAATAAAATTCGAAGTGAAGGTTGGATAGGCTTTTAATTTTTCATGGTTCTTAAAGGAACATCTAGTTAATTAATAATCTTTCCCTAAAACAGTCAAAGATAATCGTATTGgtgtatataaatgaaaaatattttcaagaattgagaaAATAGGTTGAAATTGGCTAAGAATTACTTTTCTAGATAGAAAAGAAAGAATCTGGAAGACGGAGATCTTAATCGTCACTGTTTCAATCTAGAACATAGATAACAGAAGTAAATTCTAGTTTAAGTTACTGTTTTAACCTGCAAAGTTATAATAATCAATCCTATCCCTATGAAAAGTATGACTTACAGAAAACTGAATTAATACTTTCTAGAATTATCAATtccatacttatgtatatacataaatatgtgtgtcaTATATCTTATTATCCTCATCAGGCgtaacaagtccactgcaggacaaaggactcaggcatgtccttccacccacgtctatttatgatctttctatgacagtttataccggcaaattttctcagttcatcaatccattgtttcctcttccttcccttgcttcttttgcaatctctagatgcccattctgttattcttaatgtccatctattgttattctcattatatgccctgcctatgtccatttctttttcttacttgtcagaatatcctctacttaagtttgctctgatatccatgttgctcttttctatgTCTCTCAGTGATATCACATCATAGCTTTTTGGTTTTTGattagcctatgttctaaggctttaacatTTGCGTACGGAACCTTACGCCACTATGACAAATGGCCTCTTCAAAAGGTCAAATATTCAGAAACTAACTCGCGCATGAATTGATGCAAGATGATATCCATCACTGAAGGCTTAATTTTTTTACGGTCATATCCCTCATTGCAGGCAACGATTTCCTCCACAAGATGACCAGTGAGAGGATCCAGAAGCTGCGTATCGACATGACGGACTGGAACGAAAAGAAAGTTTACGCTGAGTACAGCTCCTTCATGGTGGACAATGCGGATGGGGAATATCGCCTTCACGTCGGTGGGCACTCGGGCACTGCCGGCGACTCCCTGACATACCACAACACGATGCTCTTCTCGACGCCTGACAGGGATAATGATAAGCATGGTAGGATCGCTTGATCTGCGTTACGTTGAAGATTTTAATTATTTGTGTCTAGAGGAGCTTCAAAGCCTTTTTAGGCAAAATTATTACCCCTTATTCATATGTGATACAATGCAATTTCTATCTATTTCAACCTCTACAGAATTAAAAACCGTAGatgatcttttttttctattcaggaaCAAAAATCATTTCCTAAAAGTGTCTGAGTAATCTTTTCCATTACAACATTCAATTAATATGAGAATAAAACACATTTCAACCTTTGTAGAAATAAAGACTTACTTGACTTCTATAAATTCACAGCCAGCGTCAACTGTGCAGCGGACCGGAAAAGTGGCTTTTGGTTTAACGCCTGCGAACACACCGGTCCCACCAATCCAATCTTGCCCTCAGCAGTGACCGAAAAGGGCCTCCATTGGCACCACTGGTATAACAACCGACAAACGCTGAAGGCAATGACTTTCAAGATCAAACCAATTACCTGTCTCGTGTGATAAAcctataaggacagtgagacaagcatcaccaagatcaactgacaacggccgacgacgtgagattagcttatctcacgAGATCTTTCTTTGACGCCTACCAcaagacgtaagggcccaattgacagacgccgatacgctcccgatgaacgaactcctgtcgaaggctcagaagctccacgaggcctccaaagctttgccattaacggacttattacggtcgtgctaccttctctatactggTCTTGTGTGATGAACCCAATTACATGTCTTAAGTGATAAAACCTGATTTAATGCCTTGTGTGATGAACCTGATTACTTGCATTGTGTGATGAACTCAATTCCCTGCCTTGTGTGATGAACCCTATTACATGTCTTGTGTGATGAACCCTATTACATGTCTTGTGTGATGAACCCAATTCCCTGTCTTGTGTGATTAACCCTATTACATGTCTTGTGTGATGAACCCTATTCCCTGTCTTGTGTGATGAACCCAATTCCCTGTCTTGTGTGATGAACCCAATTCCCTACCTTGTGTGATGAACCCAATTCCCTGTCTTGTGTGATGAACCCAATTCCCTGCATTGTGTGATGAACCCAATTCCCTGTCTTGTGTGATGAACCCAATTCCCTGTCTTGTGTGATGAACCCAATTCCCTGCCTTGTGTGATGAACCCAATTACATGTCTTATGTGATAAAACCTGATTTCACGCCTTGTGTGATGAACCTGATTACATGTCTTGTGTGATGAACTCAATTCCCTGCCTTGTGTGATGAACCCTATTACATGTCTTGTGTGATGAACCCTATTACATGTCTTGTGTGATGAACCCAATTCCCTGTCTTGTGTGATTAACCCTATTACATGTCTTGTGTGATGAACCTAATTCCCTGCCTTGTGTGATGAACCCTATTACATGTCTTGTGTGATGAACCCAATTCCTTGCCTTGTGTGATGAACCCAATTACATGTCTTGTGTGATGAACCCAATTCTCTGCCTTGTGTGATGAACCCTATTGCATGTCTTGTGTGATGAACCCAATTCCCTGCCTTGTGTGATGAACCCTATTACATGTCTTGTGTGATGAACCCAATTCCCTGCCTTGTGTGATGAACCTAATTCCCTGCCTTGTGTGATGAACCTAATTCCATGTCTTGTGTGATGAACCCAATTACATGTCTTATGTGATAAAACCTGATTTCATGCCTTGTGTGATGAACCTGATTACTTGCATTGTGTGATAAACCCGATTACACGCCTTGCGTGACGAAGTTATAAATCATGAAAGCTCCAATTAAAATCCAaatcaaaagaaagagagagagagagaaagagagagagagagagagagagagagagagagagagagagagagagagagagagagagagagagagagagagacgttctctCATGTTGGTATTCGGATATTTTAGAATAGTTACCCATTTTATGTGATGTACATATAAATCCGTTTTCTCTCGGATGTGAGACACATTTAATCATTTTCTCTTAATTTCCTCAGATTAACTATTGTAATAAATCTGTATAATCCAGCATATTACATCTTGctttcatatatgtaaattatctGCTACATTGCATAGTGTAATTATTATCATGGAATAAAAGTGAATGTTTACTAAAACTGCGATGTGTACAGCTTCCTTAATCCCATTATTTTAGATATGATAAATTTCCTCCAGTTTCTGGACAGAAGTAACTTGGGAAATTATTGATTTGTAGGTATTCAGCATATTGATTTTATAAGAATGAATCTAATTTAACCAATAACGTCTTATCATAACATAGATAAAATGTCATATTTATAACATAGATAAACACAGAAGCCATAAGCCCGAGTGCTCcaaaaggtaaaatagcccagtgaggaaaggaaaagaggaactataagggaagtaattaacagttaaaattaaatatttcaggaacagttacaacgttgaaataaatctttcatcaaattaattttataataatctaTAATAAAACCTCACTATATAATAAAATTTGCCGCTTAAAATTAACAGGCTCCTTTACGTTTACCATAAAgacattgtatattattccattctaatgtaacctagggaaaaactactgtttcttatagaaaaaattacgctctcttcgaaaatgacactcgttcccgtcgcaaattaatagtttcggaaattaatatacatctatatcctccaataatgggggacccccagtgggaactcggggttttgggtggggaaaacatactggggaatcgatatataaacgtaaaacaagccttttcttctctagcctatacatttccttctttaaATTATAATAActgtaggaaaatacaaaacagtatatctggataaactttggaggcgccgttgcaaagaatgtgtcatgaaaaaatacagtaaccagtgctgccaacgtccgatgtagatcaaatgttattttgtgacctgtcatactacttggctaggttaggtgggtttgttaggttctgtgccctgtttgtacattttatatattgagtaaaacttatatggagaaattatttaatatatggaaatatctatcattactatctttagtaatgtcaacgtgccgttggtaactctgtgtaccatacgtcaacgttggtaacactgtgtattattggtaacgttgctattGTTATCGTTCGtttgtaagagaagtgacaccattcatcttaaagttatccgaattggttgatctgtttgtttcccattgaaattaacatcaaaattcgcttaattcacgttatttactataggaaaacaattatatttcgtttccccagtatgttttccccacccaaaacaccGAGTTcctactgggggtcccccattatcgtaggatatagatgtatatatatttctgaaactattcatttgcgacggaaacgagtgtcatttttgaagagatcgtaattttttctgtaagaaacagtagttttattcctaggttacattagcatggaataatatacaaaattaccaatctttcatatataaactacaaaaactttaaaataacaagaggaagagaaataggatagaatagtatgcccgagtgtaccctcaagcaagagaactctaccccctagacagtgaaagaccatgctacagaggctatggcactatccaatattagagaacaatagtttgattttggagtgtctttctcctagaagagctccttaccatagctctctctctctctctctctctctctctctctctctctctctctctctctctctctctctctctctctctctctctctctctcctattagaaaaatctgtttaagcttACTATTGCACATATCATATTActaaagtttttatgtcattgttatcctcaactgttTGTACATAACCTTATTATGTGACGTTAACAAATCAGCCAAGTCCAGCCCTCTGTCTTTCTTTCAAGACCAAGTCTCAGCCAGGGTCTTCATTATATAGACCTTCCAAAGTCTTTGGTCTCAGTTTGGTCTCTGCCTGCAAAGTCCAGCCCGCTGTCTTTCTCCCGAGACGAAGTCTCAGCCAAGATAAACATTATATAGATTTTCTATAGTTTTGGTCT from Palaemon carinicauda isolate YSFRI2023 chromosome 5, ASM3689809v2, whole genome shotgun sequence encodes:
- the LOC137641673 gene encoding techylectin-5B-like, coding for MVVMRGVSSLLMAVLIFVVTRPAASAVDVVDPKATTSEECSTNRIELDIGDLMSNINVTLKGLESLLGPLSEEEGVYVASLDGTSAQNHLVGVLVRKMEAENNQLKERIKELEVEKSRFSDRVIEWNKEYVTTDDQKQKTEIPCYSLKWPRDCQDLFHQGKNVSGIYTIYPNKCGFVGKGLRVWCDMDGEDGGWTTILLRRKLDQQVDFNQGWRYYRLGFGDPETEYWIGNDFLHKMTSERIQKLRIDMTDWNEKKVYAEYSSFMVDNADGEYRLHVGGHSGTAGDSLTYHNTMLFSTPDRDNDKHASVNCAADRKSGFWFNACEHTGPTNPILPSAVTEKGLHWHHWYNNRQTLKAMTFKIKPITCLV